One region of Salvia miltiorrhiza cultivar Shanhuang (shh) chromosome 3, IMPLAD_Smil_shh, whole genome shotgun sequence genomic DNA includes:
- the LOC131018234 gene encoding F-box/kelch-repeat protein At3g23880-like: MDTDGGELSLLFPKEIVEEILSRLPVTSLLKFRCVSKSWRCLIGSDRFIKTHLQTSSKNASFAHHRLVLNKSQNLFDDGMNTLWRSPVLIVGCCNGLVCCCINLEKGRFILWNPATRISKELPQLVIDNMRWSIVSYGFGWDESSDAHKVFVVLFSRKRWVGKLYSSSTNSWKTVTEYGDFELIYGDAEFASGKLHWLRKRRGGSGGWYAADIATFDLKSEEFGVMELPCESTLSLSLNEGCLSVVCYNVRTLFDVWVMKQDCWVKVRDVVVYEPCEILPSVAPFSAVDDVEIRLVRGSTFELDDPAQDDDVFSRIKKLKPSIPMNLYIESLVSPLPNKRGNCV; the protein is encoded by the coding sequence ATGGATACCGACGGCGGCGAGCTATCTCTCCTTTTTCCTAAAGAAATCGTCGAAGAAATACTGTCAAGACTTCCGGTGACATCGCTCTTGAAATTCCGATGCGTTTCGAAATCATGGCGTTGTTTGATTGGAAGCGACCGATTCATCAAAACCCACCTGCAAACTTCGTCCAAAAACGCATCTTTTGCCCATCACAGGCTCGTTCTTAACAAATCTCAGAACTTGTTCGATGACGGGATGAATACACTGTGGAGGTCCCCGGTTCTTATCGTGGGTTGCTGTAATGGGCTCGTCTGCTGCTGCATTAATCTCGAGAAAGGGCGTTTTATATTGTGGAATCCAGCTACCAGAATCTCGAAGGAATTACCGCAGTTGGTAATAGACAATATGCGTTGGTCCATTGTCAGTTACGGGTTCGGTTGGGACGAATCGAGCGATGCACACAAGgtgtttgttgttttgtttAGTCGTAAGCGGTGGGTGGGTAAACTTTATAGCTCAAGCACGAATTCATGGAAAACAGTAACTGAGTATGGTGATTTCGAATTAATATACGGTGACGCGGAGTTTGCGAGCGGGAAGCTTCACTGGCTGAGGAAGAGGAGGGGCGGGAGTGGTGGATGGTATGCTGCCGACATTGCTACATTCGACTTGAAGAGCGAGGAGTTTGGAGTGATGGAGCTGCCATGTGAGTCGACGTTGTCGTTGAGCCTCAACGAGGGATGCCTTAGCGTTGTTTGTTATAACGTGAGAACGCTCTTTGATGTGTGGGTAATGAAGCAGGATTGTTGGGTGAAAGTGAGGGATGTTGTTGTTTACGAGCCTTGTGAAATTCTTCCTTCTGTAGCCCCATTTAGCGCAGTCGACGATGTGGAGATTCGGCTAGTTCGTGGTTCGACTTTTGAGCTCGACGATCCAGCACAGGATGACGATGTGTTTTCGCGGATCAAGAAACTTAAACCTTCCATTCCGATGAATCTCTACATCGAAAGTTTAGTCTCTCCCCTCCCTAACAAGAGGGGTAACTGTGTCTAG
- the LOC131018235 gene encoding F-box/kelch-repeat protein At3g23880-like yields MCKVYSSKTNSWKTVEYRDFGLVYGGVQFANGKIHWQSDGGMNVFDVVTFDLKSEEFGVMELPCDSILSLGVLEGYLFVVSYNKRTFHFDVWVMKEDSWAKAMDVVVYERCQTIFLVHRVWRDLNAEISLIRGSLHKLNLVEDDNVLSLLGKIKRSLKANIYVESLVSPIFDKKV; encoded by the coding sequence ATGTGCAAAGTTTATAGCTCGAAAACAAATTCATGGAAGACGGTGGAATATCGGGATTTTGGTCTCGTATATGGTGGGGTGCAGTTTGCGAATGGAAAGATTCATTGGCAAAGCGATGGTGGAATGAATGTTTTTGACGTTGTTACATTTGATTTGAAGAGCGAAGAGTTTGGGGTGATGGAGCTGCCATGTGATTCAATACTGAGCTTGGGCGTGCTCGAGGGATACCTTTTCGTGGTCTCTTATAATAAGAGAACATTTCATTTTGATGTGTGGGTTATGAAAGAGGATTCTTGGGCGAAAGCGATGGATGTCGTTGTTTATGAGCGTTGTCAAACAATTTTTCTCGTGCATCGAGTTTGGAGAGACCTAAACGCAGAGATTTCGCTAATCCGTGGATCGCTTCACAAACTTAATCTTGTAGAAGATGATAATGTGCTTTCGCTGCTCGGCAAAATCAAACGTTCATTGAAAGCGAATATCTACGTTGAAAGTTTAGTATCTCCGATCTTTGATAAGAAGGTTTGA
- the LOC131018236 gene encoding F-box/kelch-repeat protein At3g23880-like, whose protein sequence is MDSKSRKLSLPFLPEEIIEEILPRLAVKSLLRFRCVSKSWHSLIGSEQFIKTHLQISSKNTALAHHRLITSRYSKQRQHRMGQIVGCCNGLVCVIWKNYFVLWNPAIRIFKESPPSYRVGLVNCGFGWDESSGEYKLLVVSFNDSPNTQDHYMCKVYGSKSNSWKPVESGNFDSVHGKAHFASGKLHWLRMKANGGLMNIVADIVTFDLKSEAFGKMEFPRPCDSSVRLGALEGRLCVVSNYKRTHFDVWFMKDDSWVKMMQVLVYEPCQRFSVVKRVSRGLDAEILLLRALVFSVHHRNLVEEDVFSLFKKLEVNDLYIPSVDVGTLPNVMNLGNSGINGEEMQVGEAVMSKRETAAAVKDGKSEQSERKKGEESSLTMQGRGTGSCEEDLAEMGNIKSG, encoded by the exons ATGGATAGCAAAAGCCGCAAACTATCTCTCCCTTTCCTTCCTGAAGAAATCATTGAAGAGATACTGCCAAGACTTGCGGTGAAATCACTCCTGCGATTCAGGTGCGTTTCGAAGTCATGGCATTCTTTGATTGGCAGCGAGCAATTCATCAAAACCCATCTccaaatttcatcaaaaaacacAGCTCTTGCCCATCACCGGCTAATTACCTCTCGCTATTCAAAACAGCGTCAGCACCGTATGGGTCAAATCGTCGGCTGCTGTAATGGGCTGGTCTGCGTAATCTGGAAAAACTATTTCGTGTTGTGGAATCCCGCCATTAGAATCTTCAAGGAATCACCGCCCTCGTACCGTGTCGGTCTTGTCAATTGTGGGTTCGGTTGGGATGAATCGAGTGGCGAATACAAGTTGCTTGTGGTTTCTTTCAATGATTCTCCCAATACGCAAGACCACTATATGTGTAAAGTTTATGGCTCAAAGTCAAATTCATGGAAGCCGGTGGAGTCTGGGAATTTTGATTCCGTACATGGTAAGGCGCATTTTGCAAGTGGAAAGCTTCATTGGCTCCGGATGAAGGCGAATGGCGGATTAATGAAtattgttgctgatattgttaCATTTGATTTGAAGAGTGAGGCTTTTGGAAAGATGGAGTTTCCACGTCCATGTGATTCATCGGTGAGGTTGGGCGCTCTCGAGGGTCGCCTTTGTGTGGTCTCTAATTATAAGAGAACACACTTCGATGTGTGGTTTATGAAAGATGATTCTTGGGTGAAGATGATGCAAGTTCTTGTTTATGAGCCTTGTCAAAGATTTTCAGTCGTGAAACGAGTTTCGAGAGGCCTAGACGCAGAGATTTTGCTACTCCGTGCACTGGTTTTCTCGGTTCACCATCGAAATCTTGTAGAAGAGGACGTGTTTTCGCTGTTCAAAAAACTCGAAG TGAATGATCTATATATCCCCTCCGTGGATGTTGGCACATTGCCGAATGTCATGAACTTAGGAAATTCTGGGATTAATGGAGAGGAAATGCAAGTTGGGGAAGCTGTGATGTCGAAGAgagagacggcggcggcggtgaaggATGGAAAGTCGGAGCAGAGTGAAAGGAAGAAAGGAGAAGAATCGAGTTTGACTATGCAAGGAAGAGGGACTGGTTCGTGTGAGGAAGATTTGGCTGAAATGGGGAACATCAAAAGTGGCTAA
- the LOC131018237 gene encoding uncharacterized protein LOC131018237 — protein sequence MSNLSLKCLMETNKLTGSNFTDWLRCLRLVLRLEKIEYVLDDPISAEYAKFDEAAHRKHVEDATSAQCVMLTSMTTELQRQHEHMFAFDMLKHLKSLYASEAQTIEYKILRDLFKCKLHEGSPVSDHVLKMIGLIERLAPIGTMLPATVSVNLILQSLPALFENFIVNFNMNGTKASLPELHNMLKTYESTTTKGKSVLMVSSSATSSKKKNKQKKRQKKALDASLKPKGGGSHKKSKLPKD from the coding sequence ATGTCGAATTTGTCGCTAAAGTGTTTGATGGAAACTAACAAGTTGACTGGGTCAAACTTCACGGATTGGCTCCGTTGCTTGCGTCTGGTCTTAAGGCTAGAAAAGATTGAGTACGTCTTGGACGACCCAATCTCTGCAGAGTATGCTAAGTTTGACGAAGCTGCTCATAGGAAACATGTCGAGGATGCGACTTCGGCACAATGTGTTATGTTGACCTCTATGACTACGGAGTTACAGAGGCAACATGAACACATGTTCGCTTTTGATATGTTGAAACACTTGAAAAGTTTGTATGCTTCAGAAGCTCAAACTATAGAGTATAAGATACTCCGAGATCTATTCAAGTGTAAGCTTCACGAAGGGAGCCCGGTTTCTGATCATGTTTTGAAGATGATTGGATTGATTGAGAGGTTAGCACCGATTGGAACGATGCTACCCGCTACTGTCTCTGTCAATCTAATTTTGCAGTCTTTGCCTGCCTTGTTTGAGAATTTCATAGTGAATTTCAATATGAACGGTACTAAGGCGAGTCTGCCCGAGCTTCATAACATGCTGAAGACTTATGAGTCTACCACCACTAAAGGCAAATCTGTGCTCATGGTGAGCTCTTCTGCTACATCTtccaagaagaagaacaagCAGAAGAAAAGGCAGAAGAAAGCATTAGATGCTAGTTTAAAGCCTAAGGGTGGAGGAAGTCATAAAAAGTCGAAGTTGCCAAAGGATTAG